A genome region from Balneolaceae bacterium includes the following:
- a CDS encoding TlpA disulfide reductase family protein, producing the protein MKSSKVSGGGDSASQKSWFRRVLLEWGVILGIAALLYLTGLHTEVLGRLQQAVLWTGILQPETERMERGHVTAGYGMRIHALNEAAASATPDPSASLGAFRGKVIFLNFWATWCAPCIAEMPNIQGLYEEMGDSSDLVFVMVSVDESADRARAFLERKDFTFPAWHLGGGRTAELSSGIIPTTYVIGRDGTILSRSEGMANYHTSRFMEFLREQLER; encoded by the coding sequence ATGAAATCTTCGAAAGTCTCAGGCGGAGGCGACTCCGCATCTCAAAAATCGTGGTTCAGGCGCGTACTCCTGGAGTGGGGCGTGATCCTGGGCATCGCCGCGCTCCTCTACCTGACCGGCCTTCACACCGAGGTGCTGGGCCGCCTGCAGCAGGCGGTGTTGTGGACCGGCATCCTTCAGCCGGAGACCGAACGGATGGAGCGGGGACATGTGACTGCGGGCTATGGCATGCGCATTCATGCGCTCAACGAAGCGGCGGCCTCCGCCACGCCGGACCCTTCCGCGAGCCTCGGGGCTTTCCGGGGTAAAGTGATCTTCCTGAATTTCTGGGCAACCTGGTGCGCCCCATGCATTGCCGAAATGCCCAACATTCAGGGTCTCTACGAGGAGATGGGCGATAGCAGCGACCTGGTCTTCGTGATGGTTTCGGTGGATGAGTCGGCCGATCGCGCCCGGGCCTTCCTGGAGCGCAAGGATTTCACCTTTCCGGCCTGGCACCTGGGGGGCGGCCGAACGGCGGAACTGAGCAGCGGCATCATCCCCACTACCTATGTGATTGGCCGCGACGGGACCATCCTGAGCCGTTCCGAGGGCATGGCCAACTACCATACCTCCCGTTTTATGGAATTTCTGCGGGAGCAGCTGGAGCGCTGA
- a CDS encoding nitroreductase family protein — MESYPFVPHEDYREYPVAEMRERARSYYEDLARRRTVRDFSERPVPREIIEDCLLAAGTAPNGANMQPWHFVAVSDPVIKSRIREAAEEEEREFYENRATDEWLKALEPLGTDADKVFLEKAPWLVAIFSESYGYAGDGEKVRNYYVKESVGIATGMLITAVHHAGLASLTHTPSPMGFLNEILGRPDNERPFLLLVVGYPEEDVRVPDIDKKSLDEISTFLTG, encoded by the coding sequence ATGGAGAGCTATCCCTTTGTACCGCACGAAGACTACCGCGAGTATCCTGTGGCGGAGATGCGTGAGCGGGCGCGCAGCTATTACGAGGATCTGGCCCGGCGGCGCACGGTGCGTGATTTCTCGGAACGGCCGGTACCGCGGGAGATTATCGAGGACTGCCTGCTGGCGGCCGGGACCGCACCCAACGGGGCAAACATGCAGCCATGGCACTTCGTCGCGGTTAGCGATCCCGTGATCAAGAGCCGCATCCGCGAGGCAGCCGAAGAGGAAGAGCGCGAGTTCTACGAGAACCGGGCCACTGACGAGTGGCTTAAAGCTCTCGAGCCCCTGGGTACCGACGCCGATAAAGTTTTCCTTGAGAAGGCCCCCTGGCTTGTCGCCATCTTTTCGGAGAGCTACGGCTATGCGGGCGACGGAGAGAAGGTACGCAACTACTACGTGAAGGAATCGGTGGGCATCGCTACAGGAATGCTCATCACGGCGGTTCACCACGCCGGCCTGGCCTCCCTCACCCATACGCCCAGTCCCATGGGATTTCTGAACGAAATCCTGGGAAGGCCGGATAACGAACGCCCCTTTCTTCTGCTTGTGGTAGGCTACCCGGAGGAGGACGTGCGCGTGCCGGATATCGACAAGAAATCCCTGGACGAAATCTCCACCTTCCTGACCGGCTAA